A stretch of the uncultured Desulfobacter sp. genome encodes the following:
- a CDS encoding PilT/PilU family type 4a pilus ATPase translates to MKKQQLDYILTKMLDSNKNVSDLNITPGKPLQVESSGQLLPVDLGSGFKVLTAFQTEVLALNLINNDRKQLETLLREGSCDLSYQLSTKARFRVNIFSRSGKYAIVLRKLETAIPTIEKLNLPESFHKMAEEKNGIIFVTGATGSGKSTSLAALLDKINDTKSVHVITLEDPIEYQHTQKRSTFNQRELGMDFDTFASGLRAALRQAPKVILVGEMRDRETVEIGLAAAETGHLVVSTLHTVDAGQTINRVLGMFSTEEETQIRIRLADTVRWVVAQRLLPKVGGGRVAAFEIMATNLRVKDSILNGESEGKTFNDIIVAGKAQGMISFDEFIVSLYETGKIDENTAMAYASRKDIVGRGLDRIKSARGESTSGIESLEIDRSYGGEEDNLL, encoded by the coding sequence ATGAAAAAACAGCAGCTTGATTATATCCTTACTAAAATGCTGGATTCCAACAAGAACGTGTCGGATCTGAATATTACCCCGGGAAAGCCCCTACAGGTGGAAAGTTCAGGCCAACTTTTGCCTGTTGATCTGGGGTCGGGTTTCAAGGTCTTGACAGCGTTTCAAACCGAGGTTCTGGCACTTAATCTTATCAATAATGACAGAAAACAGCTTGAAACATTGCTGAGGGAGGGCAGCTGTGATTTATCCTACCAGCTGAGTACCAAGGCAAGATTCAGGGTGAATATTTTTTCCCGGTCAGGCAAATATGCCATTGTGTTAAGAAAGCTTGAAACCGCAATCCCCACCATTGAAAAGCTCAATCTGCCGGAAAGCTTTCATAAAATGGCCGAGGAAAAAAACGGTATCATTTTTGTTACCGGTGCCACAGGGTCCGGTAAATCAACCTCGCTTGCCGCGCTTTTGGACAAGATTAACGATACCAAATCCGTGCATGTCATTACCCTGGAAGACCCCATAGAGTACCAGCATACCCAGAAACGATCCACATTCAACCAGCGGGAGCTGGGTATGGATTTTGACACCTTTGCCTCGGGCCTGCGGGCCGCTTTACGCCAGGCCCCTAAGGTTATTCTTGTGGGCGAAATGCGTGATCGGGAAACCGTTGAAATCGGCCTGGCCGCTGCCGAGACCGGTCATCTGGTGGTTTCCACCCTGCATACCGTGGATGCCGGACAGACCATCAACCGTGTGCTGGGCATGTTTTCTACGGAAGAGGAGACCCAAATCCGTATTCGTCTTGCCGACACGGTCCGGTGGGTGGTGGCCCAACGTCTTTTGCCAAAGGTTGGCGGAGGGCGTGTGGCAGCATTTGAAATCATGGCGACCAACCTGCGGGTCAAGGACAGCATTTTAAACGGAGAGTCCGAAGGCAAAACCTTTAATGACATTATTGTTGCCGGTAAAGCCCAGGGGATGATTTCCTTTGACGAATTTATTGTAAGTTTGTATGAAACAGGCAAGATAGACGAAAACACGGCCATGGCTTATGCGTCACGCAAAGATATTGTGGGCAGGGGACTTGATCGAATCAAAAGTGCCAGGGGTGAATCCACCAGTGGCATTGAGTCCCTTGAGATTGACCGCAGTTATGGGGGAGAGGAGGATAACCTATTATGA
- a CDS encoding DivIVA domain-containing protein — protein sequence MGVTPLVIKQKEFSTRFRGFDVQEVDAFLEKVARELESQESALEKLRQEHHRLNLENQGYRKREESMKNAMIQSQKVLEQMKDNAEKSAQVIIANAEVQAEKILNQAHKRLSQLHSDITELKRQRIQLEMQISSVLESHSKLLEMTKEENKAADESDTALKFIRRA from the coding sequence ATGGGCGTTACCCCACTGGTGATCAAACAAAAAGAATTTTCTACGCGTTTCAGAGGTTTTGACGTACAGGAAGTGGATGCTTTCCTTGAAAAAGTGGCAAGGGAGCTTGAATCTCAGGAATCTGCCTTGGAAAAGCTCAGGCAGGAGCATCATCGGTTGAATTTGGAAAACCAGGGCTATAGAAAACGCGAAGAATCAATGAAAAATGCCATGATTCAGTCGCAGAAGGTCTTGGAGCAGATGAAGGATAATGCGGAAAAATCAGCCCAGGTCATTATCGCCAACGCAGAAGTTCAGGCTGAAAAAATTCTGAACCAGGCCCACAAACGGCTTTCCCAGTTGCACAGCGATATCACGGAACTTAAACGCCAGCGGATCCAGCTTGAAATGCAGATCAGTTCGGTGCTTGAATCACATTCAAAATTGCTCGAGATGACCAAAGAAGAAAATAAAGCGGCCGACGAATCAGACACGGCCCTGAAGTTTATCCGTCGGGCCTGA
- a CDS encoding twin-arginine translocase TatA/TatE family subunit — protein MFGLGMPEILLILAIALIVIGPQKLPEVAKTLGKAMGEFKRSAQDLKNSIDIETTVKDPKPTSAKTKLKDVIKDIGTQDSETQQAPDKPETSDKTDTRKAKTSPKPTQDSPDAAPPSPASPETEATTSKE, from the coding sequence ATGTTTGGTTTAGGAATGCCGGAAATTTTGCTGATTCTGGCCATAGCCCTTATCGTCATAGGTCCGCAGAAGCTGCCGGAAGTAGCAAAGACGCTTGGCAAAGCCATGGGGGAATTCAAGAGATCTGCCCAGGATCTGAAAAATTCCATTGATATAGAAACCACGGTAAAAGACCCCAAGCCAACTTCTGCTAAAACAAAACTAAAGGATGTTATCAAAGATATAGGTACCCAAGATTCTGAGACTCAGCAGGCGCCGGATAAACCGGAGACATCGGACAAAACGGATACCCGGAAAGCCAAAACATCCCCGAAACCGACACAGGACAGCCCGGATGCAGCCCCCCCTTCCCCGGCTTCGCCTGAAACAGAAGCAACCACCTCAAAAGAATAA
- a CDS encoding DEAD/DEAH box helicase: protein MKQLINFIKTLFTGKPKKQDVGTTTLDPRIPETAIASPDSKTKVEKKPRQKPRKPRWTIEKFQVEPQEGKTRFHDLKLTTGLMHAICDLDFKHCTDIQARLLPHTLDGRDATAKAQTGTGKSATFIITLINQFARKSVRRQKKYPRALILAPTRELVYQIEKDFKGLAKYSHLRIVPIFGGTDYHKQQTLLTDKPVDVIAATPGRLLDFISKKLIDLSRVEIVVIDEADRMLDMGFIPDVRRLVYMTPHKDKRQTLFFSATLTDDVLRLADSWTRDAVRIEIDPEQAAADSITQIVYLTTETDKFKNVCNLLISEKLERVIIFVNRKDTARYLSEKLSRYGLNAGILSGDVAQDKRFKVLNRFKTGNLNVLVATDVAARGLHIENISHVINYDLPIEPEHYIHRIGRTGRAGATGTSVSFADEMSSFQIPKIEKVLGHKISCEYPTTALEADLPAPAPPQSKRPYKQNNTKKLNKGKKPYRRRKRPTKTTTPKNP from the coding sequence TTGAAACAATTAATCAATTTTATAAAAACACTCTTTACCGGAAAACCCAAAAAACAAGATGTCGGCACCACCACTTTGGACCCCCGGATACCCGAAACGGCTATAGCATCCCCTGACAGTAAAACCAAGGTAGAAAAAAAGCCCCGTCAAAAACCCAGAAAACCGCGATGGACCATAGAAAAATTCCAGGTTGAACCCCAGGAAGGAAAGACCCGCTTCCACGACCTCAAGCTCACCACAGGACTGATGCATGCCATATGTGATCTTGATTTCAAACATTGCACAGATATCCAGGCTCGGCTTCTTCCCCATACCCTTGACGGTCGGGATGCCACGGCCAAGGCCCAAACCGGAACAGGCAAAAGCGCCACCTTTATAATCACTTTGATTAATCAGTTTGCCCGAAAATCCGTCAGGCGACAGAAAAAGTATCCCCGAGCCTTGATCCTTGCCCCGACGAGGGAACTGGTTTACCAGATCGAAAAGGACTTCAAGGGGCTTGCCAAATATTCCCATCTGCGGATTGTCCCGATTTTTGGCGGCACCGACTACCATAAACAGCAAACCCTTCTTACTGACAAACCCGTGGACGTCATCGCAGCAACCCCGGGACGCCTTCTGGACTTCATCTCAAAAAAATTGATTGACCTGTCCAGGGTTGAGATTGTTGTCATTGACGAGGCGGATCGAATGCTGGATATGGGATTTATACCCGATGTCCGCCGCCTGGTTTACATGACACCCCACAAAGACAAGCGCCAGACCCTGTTTTTTTCGGCCACCCTCACAGACGATGTGCTCCGCCTGGCCGATTCCTGGACCCGTGATGCTGTGCGTATTGAGATTGATCCGGAACAGGCCGCTGCAGATTCCATTACCCAGATTGTCTATCTGACAACTGAAACCGATAAATTCAAAAATGTCTGCAATCTTTTAATCAGTGAAAAACTGGAACGGGTTATCATATTTGTCAACCGCAAAGATACAGCCCGCTATCTGTCGGAAAAATTATCCAGATACGGCCTGAACGCAGGAATCTTGTCCGGAGATGTGGCCCAGGACAAACGGTTCAAGGTGCTCAACAGATTTAAAACCGGAAATCTTAATGTCCTGGTGGCAACGGATGTGGCAGCACGGGGTCTTCATATTGAAAACATCAGCCATGTCATCAACTATGACCTGCCCATAGAGCCCGAGCATTACATACATCGAATCGGCCGCACCGGAAGAGCTGGCGCCACAGGGACCTCAGTCAGTTTTGCCGATGAAATGAGTTCGTTTCAAATCCCGAAAATCGAAAAGGTTCTCGGTCATAAAATCAGCTGTGAATATCCAACAACGGCTTTGGAGGCAGACCTGCCTGCACCGGCCCCACCGCAGTCAAAAAGACCGTATAAACAAAACAACACAAAAAAATTAAACAAAGGTAAAAAACCATACAGAAGGCGGAAAAGACCCACCAAAACAACGACACCCAAAAACCCATGA
- a CDS encoding zinc-ribbon domain-containing protein, whose product MKIACPSCGNNANLPDDKIPKDKDFSFKCPKCGTSVPVKAAAGNAGAADSEPNIAEMGSDVPMLQAGGGNQALVCIAPSLGRNRIMAGLENVGLKANVPDTPAQALKNLEYYVYPLVVIDDAFDTDKIITAYMNNMDMFLRRKVCLIRLGPGFETGNAMTALNISANYVIKSQDLEMEDASLVNDVLAVALSEHEQMYAVFNDSMKAVGKA is encoded by the coding sequence ATGAAGATTGCTTGTCCGTCATGCGGCAATAATGCCAACCTGCCCGATGATAAGATACCAAAAGACAAGGACTTTTCATTTAAATGTCCCAAATGCGGGACCTCTGTTCCCGTCAAGGCAGCGGCCGGGAATGCCGGGGCTGCCGATTCTGAGCCGAACATAGCCGAGATGGGTTCCGATGTTCCTATGCTTCAGGCCGGCGGAGGGAACCAGGCCCTGGTCTGTATCGCACCGAGTCTTGGGCGAAATCGGATTATGGCCGGCCTTGAAAATGTCGGATTGAAAGCCAATGTGCCGGATACACCGGCCCAGGCATTGAAAAATCTTGAATATTATGTCTACCCGCTGGTGGTGATAGATGATGCCTTTGATACTGACAAGATCATCACTGCATATATGAACAATATGGATATGTTCCTTCGCCGCAAGGTCTGTCTTATCCGGCTTGGTCCGGGGTTTGAGACCGGTAATGCCATGACGGCATTGAATATCAGTGCAAATTATGTGATAAAATCCCAGGACCTTGAGATGGAAGACGCCTCCTTGGTGAATGATGTTTTAGCCGTGGCCCTGTCTGAACATGAACAGATGTATGCTGTGTTCAACGATTCAATGAAAGCTGTGGGCAAAGCATAA
- a CDS encoding type IV pilus twitching motility protein PilT, with amino-acid sequence MAEIDAFFKLMHDQGASDLHLTAGQQPALRLHGDIERIKYDKLTNDKLRGMLYEITSQEKIKEFEETGDVDFGYEIPGLARYRANYFMQKNGIAAVFREIPSNILTAEALGLPAVISKLADLPRGLVLVTGPTGSGKSTTLAAIIDQANRNRKDHIITVEDPIEFVHKSQGCIVNHREVGTHTKTFSSALRGALREDPDIILVGELRDLETISLAVEAASTGHLVFGTLHTSSAHKTVDRLVEVFPSSEQAQIRSTLSDGLRAIVAQVLFKRIDKKGRCAALEILVATPAVRNLIRESKTHQIPSMIQTGKQYGMQLLDDAIMKLYKEGKVGPDDAYSKANNKSLFRPFLKKPPADFTEA; translated from the coding sequence ATGGCTGAAATTGATGCGTTTTTCAAGCTTATGCATGATCAGGGGGCGTCCGACCTCCACCTGACTGCGGGACAGCAGCCGGCGCTGAGACTTCACGGCGACATTGAGCGAATTAAATACGATAAATTGACCAATGACAAGCTGCGCGGCATGCTTTATGAAATCACCTCCCAGGAAAAAATTAAGGAATTTGAAGAGACCGGGGATGTTGACTTTGGGTATGAGATTCCAGGGCTTGCCCGTTACAGGGCCAATTATTTCATGCAGAAAAACGGTATAGCCGCTGTGTTCCGCGAAATTCCGTCAAATATCCTGACCGCCGAAGCACTGGGTTTGCCGGCGGTGATTTCGAAACTGGCAGATTTACCCCGGGGGCTTGTGCTGGTGACAGGGCCTACCGGTTCCGGTAAATCAACTACCCTTGCCGCCATCATTGACCAGGCCAACAGAAATAGAAAAGACCATATTATTACCGTGGAAGATCCCATCGAGTTTGTTCACAAAAGTCAGGGGTGTATTGTGAACCACCGGGAGGTGGGCACCCATACCAAAACCTTTTCCTCGGCGCTTCGCGGTGCCTTGCGTGAGGATCCGGATATCATCCTGGTGGGTGAGCTTCGGGATCTTGAAACCATTTCTTTGGCTGTTGAAGCAGCTTCTACCGGTCATCTGGTATTTGGTACCTTGCATACATCAAGTGCTCATAAAACCGTGGACAGGCTTGTTGAGGTCTTTCCCAGCAGCGAACAGGCCCAGATTCGATCCACACTTTCAGACGGGCTTCGTGCCATCGTAGCCCAGGTGTTGTTTAAACGAATTGATAAAAAGGGTCGGTGTGCCGCACTGGAAATTCTTGTGGCAACCCCTGCGGTCCGAAATCTTATTCGTGAATCCAAAACCCATCAGATTCCTTCCATGATCCAGACCGGCAAGCAATACGGGATGCAACTTTTGGACGATGCCATTATGAAGCTATACAAAGAAGGAAAGGTCGGTCCCGATGATGCCTATTCAAAGGCAAACAACAAATCTTTGTTCCGGCCGTTTCTTAAAAAACCGCCTGCGGATTTTACAGAAGCGTAA
- the tatC gene encoding twin-arginine translocase subunit TatC, protein MSDQEEKSPFTEHLGELRDRLIHAFIAVGLGFAVAYFFKEKLFELLTAPLVTAMAKSGNAKLIFTGLPEAFFTYLKVALLGGIVLATPVLFYEFWMFVSPGLYREEKKYLLPIILLSLIFFIAGSSFGYFIVFPYGFQFFLGFTTETIQAMPSMKEYLSFASKMLLAFGFVFELPLVLTFLSRMGLVTPAFLKKNRKYALLLFFVGAAVITPPDVVTQVMMAMPLILLYEVGIIGASIFSRKASVQEEDENYDDADEDQDEDEEASFSQKLEDDIEGENNLDPEGEEEKY, encoded by the coding sequence ATGAGTGACCAGGAAGAAAAAAGTCCTTTTACCGAGCACTTGGGCGAATTGCGAGACCGCCTGATTCACGCGTTTATTGCAGTGGGCTTAGGCTTTGCTGTTGCCTATTTTTTCAAAGAAAAACTGTTTGAACTGCTGACAGCCCCTTTGGTAACTGCCATGGCAAAAAGCGGCAATGCAAAACTAATCTTTACAGGATTACCCGAAGCCTTTTTCACCTATCTTAAAGTGGCGCTGCTGGGAGGTATTGTTCTTGCCACCCCGGTACTGTTCTATGAATTCTGGATGTTTGTTTCCCCAGGGCTTTACCGGGAAGAGAAAAAATATCTTCTGCCCATCATCCTTCTCTCCCTTATTTTCTTTATTGCCGGTTCATCATTTGGATATTTTATAGTTTTCCCATACGGATTTCAGTTTTTTTTAGGCTTTACCACGGAAACCATCCAGGCCATGCCATCCATGAAGGAGTATCTTTCCTTTGCATCCAAAATGCTTCTGGCCTTCGGGTTTGTTTTTGAACTGCCCCTTGTCCTGACCTTTTTATCCCGCATGGGCCTTGTGACCCCCGCCTTTTTAAAGAAAAACAGAAAATATGCCCTGCTTCTGTTCTTCGTGGGCGCAGCCGTCATCACCCCGCCGGATGTGGTTACCCAGGTCATGATGGCCATGCCACTGATTCTTTTATACGAAGTCGGGATCATCGGTGCCAGTATATTTTCCCGAAAAGCCTCGGTTCAGGAAGAGGACGAAAATTATGATGACGCGGATGAAGATCAAGATGAAGATGAAGAAGCGTCGTTCTCCCAAAAGCTTGAAGATGATATTGAGGGTGAAAATAATTTAGATCCGGAAGGCGAAGAAGAGAAATATTGA
- a CDS encoding YggT family protein, translated as MLILSNFFMAIAIVLDYALNIYMWIVIASAVLSWVNPDPYNPIVRFLRKATEPVFYQIRKHLPVNFGGLDMSPIVVFLVIIFLQNFVVKSLIGLARSM; from the coding sequence ATGCTGATATTGTCGAATTTCTTTATGGCGATTGCCATTGTTCTTGACTATGCTTTAAATATTTATATGTGGATTGTTATTGCCTCGGCTGTTTTGTCCTGGGTGAATCCGGATCCGTACAACCCCATCGTCCGATTCCTTCGCAAGGCAACGGAACCTGTGTTTTACCAGATCCGCAAACATCTTCCCGTGAACTTCGGTGGGCTGGATATGTCCCCAATAGTTGTATTTTTAGTTATTATTTTTCTTCAAAATTTTGTTGTAAAGAGTCTCATTGGCCTGGCCCGTTCGATGTGA